One Helianthus annuus cultivar XRQ/B chromosome 7, HanXRQr2.0-SUNRISE, whole genome shotgun sequence genomic region harbors:
- the LOC110867076 gene encoding receptor-like protein EIX2, with amino-acid sequence MHVLVSLLLCILFTSIGFRTLGLKEADASMSFCIEKERQALLDFKANINDSRGLLYDWGSQKELDCCKWVGVGCNNHTGHVIELDITFYVVVDPYRVFNGKISPSLLVLTQLQYLNLNYIDFQLNPLPSFLGSLSNLQHLHISLANLSGPIPHQLANLSNLLHLDLSGNHFQGSIPFSFGEWTSLIYLNLSQNQLRGAIPKTFGNCSSLVELDLSQNLLNGSLPKFIGCSSLTTLSLAYNSLHGSMTDFKGCTSLKKLDISSNFVSGNMSNSEGQLSNLEYLDVSHNSLNGSMPDFTIWHSLLFLDLSNNQVSGNVPDSLGQVTNLRFLDLSSNSLEGVITEVHFLNLTQLRYLDLSFNSLALDLSINGRIPFQLSTIKLQSCKVGPRFPEWLKTQENFTHLDISNAGISDGVPDWFWDLPVELEFLNISSNEIEGTLPNMTCSFNGYPGMDFSNNHFRGRVPLVSFSLAALNLSRNKFSGTLSFICNLDKTLTFLDLSNNSLSGSLPDCWMKFQKTLVVLNLSYNNFSGEVPSSLGFLSNIEALYLRANKFVGEVPMSLSNNKRLRFVDLGENKLSGVIPEWIGEELSELYVLVLGSNRFYGSLPSQICWLYNLQLLDLSDNGLSGDIPRCFDNFTSMARESVGDDITSHSYSSFVGIIPCDPHRPCPYGPHVEAQFLDNAWVTWKGTERSFGKSGLQLLKSIDLSRNNLSGKVPHEITGLYELVSLNVSFNKLHGEVPKDIGLLRHLESLDLSNNEFSGHIPWSLAQLNFLSYLDLSYNNLSGRIPAGSQLQRFNYTSYSGNPQLCGPPLTPTCGFPPPPATVVGKKDVEQDEDDYWKSYYIGMGTGFGVGFWGICGLLILNRRWRYFFFASLSYIQDWIYVTAVVHFHKSLESLDLS; translated from the coding sequence ATGCATGTTCTTGTATCTTTGCTGCTATGCATATTATTTACGAGTATTGGTTTTCGTACTCTAGGCCTCAAAGAAGCTGATGCCAGCATGAGCTTCTGCATTGAGAAGGAGAGGCAAGCTCTATTGGATTTTAAAGCGAACATAAATGACTCGCGTGGGCTTCTATATGACTGGGGGAGCCAAAAAGAGTTGGATTGTTGCAAATGGGTGGGTGTCGGTTGTAACAACCACACTGGTCATGTGATTGAACTTGATATTACTTTCTATGTTGTTGTTGATCCTTATAGGGTTTTCAATGGTAAAATTAGTCCGTCACTACTAGTGTTAACTCAGCTACAATATCTTAACCTGAACTATATTGATTTTCAACTCAATCCTCTACCCAGCTTTTTAGGTTCCTTGTCCAACTTACAACATTTGCATATTTCTCTTGCTAATCTTAGTGGACCTATTCCGCATCAACTTGCCAATCTCTCCAACTTGCTTCATCTTGATCTTAGTGGCAATCACTTTCAGGGTTCCATTCCTTTTTCCTTCGGAGAATGGACTTCTCTTATCTATTTGAACCTCTCACAAAATCAACTACGAGGTGCTATTCCAAAAACTTTTGGGAATTGTTCATCTCTAGTCGAATTGGATTTGTCACAAAATCTCCTCAATGGATCATTGCCCAAATTTATTGGATGTTCTTCCTTGACTACCTTGTCTCTTGCTTACAAttctttgcatggaagcatgactGACTTCAAAGGATGTACATCCTTGAAGAAGTTAGACATCTCTAGTAATTTTGTGAGCGGAAACATGTCCAACAGTGAGGGTCAACTTTCAAATCTAGAATATCTTGATGTTAGTCACAATTCTTTAAATGGAAGCATGCCTGATTTCACAATATGGCATTCCCTTTTGTTTTTAGACTTGTCTAATAATCAGGTATCTGGTAATGTACCCGACAGTTTGGGCCAAGTTACAAATTTAAGATTTCTTGACTTGTCATCCAACTCCCTTGAAGGTGTTATCACTGAAGTTCATTTTCTAAATCTTACCCAACTACGTTATTTGGACTTGTCTTTCAATTCATTGGCTTTAGACTTAAGTATCAATGGGAGAATCCCTTTCCAATTATCAACAATAAAATTGCAATCTTGCAAGGTTGGACCTAGGTTCCCAGAGTGGCTTAAAACTCAAGAAAATTTCACACATCTTGATATTTCCAATGCTGGAATATCAGATGGTGTCCCTGACTGGTTCTGGGACTTACCAGTTGAATTGGAATTTCTGAACATCTCATCAAATGAAATAGAAGGTACATTACCAAATATGACATGTTCCTTTAATGGTTATCCTGGAATGGATTTTAGTAATAATCATTTCAGAGGAAGGGTACCACTAGTGTCATTTTCACTTGCGGCGTTAAACCTCTCTAGAAACAAATTCTCAGGAACACTTTCTTTCATCTGTAATCTTGACAAAACTTTAACTTTTCTTGACCTCTCCAACAATTCATTATCAGGGAGTCTACCAGATTGTTGGATGAAATTCCAAAAAACCCTGGTTGTTCTTAATTTATCATATAACAATTTTTCTGGGGAAGTCCCTTCTTCTTTGGGATTCTTGTCTAACATAGAGGCATTATACTTGCGAGCAAACAAATTTGTTGGTGAAGTGCCAATGTCCTTGAGCAACAACAAAAGACTAAGGTTTGTGGATCTTGGGGAAAATAAGTTATCTGGGGTCATACCAGAATGGATCGGGGAAGAACTTTCAGAGTTATATGTTCTTGTTTTAGGATCCAATAGATTCTATGGGAGTTTACCTTCACAAATATGTTGGTTGTATAATCTTCAACTCCTTGACCTGTCTGATAATGGATTGTCAGGTGATATTCCTAGGTGCTTTGATAACTTTACATCTATGGCTCGAGAAAGCGTTGGAGATGATATTACTAGCCATTCTTATTCTTCTTTTGTTGGTATTATTCCATGTGACCCCCATCGTCCCTGCCCCTATGGACCCCATGTAGAGGCCCAATTTTTAGACAATGCATGGGTTACATGGAAAGGAACAGAACGATCGTTTGGAAAAAGCGGTCTGCAGCTACTGAAGAGCATTGATCTTTCAAGAAACAACTTATCCGGAAAAGTTCCGCATGAGATCACCGGTCTTTATGAATTGGTTTCGTTAAATGTTTCCTTCAATAAACTGCATGGGGAAGTCCCGAAAGATATAGGTTTGTTGAGACATCTGGAATCTCTTGACTTGTCAAACAACGAGTTCTCTGGGCATATTCCTTGGAGTTTGGCACAATTAAACTTTCTAAGTTACCTTGATCTTTCTTACAATAACTTGTCAGGAAGAATACCAGCTGGGTCTCAACTCCAACGTTTCAATTATACCTCGTACAGTGGTAACCCTCAACTTTGTGGACCTCCACTGACACCAACATGCGGGTTTCCACCTCCACCGGCTACTGTTGTTGGAAAGAAAGATGTTGAGCAAGATGAAGATGACTATTGGAAATCATATTACATAGGTATGGGTACTGGATTTGGGGTTGGATTTTGGGGAATTTGTGGTCTTTTAATTTTAAACCGCCGCTGGAGATATTTCTTTTTTGCTTCGTTGAGTTACATACAGGATTGGATATATGTAACTGCGGTTGTGCATTTTCACAAATCTCTAGAATCTCTTGACTTGTCTTGA